Part of the Wolbachia endosymbiont of Diaphorina citri genome is shown below.
TCTATGTTTTTCTATTGCTTTTCTCTCTTCATCTCGCTGTTTTTCAAGAGGAGTAACAGTAATACTGCCTTCACTACTATTAGGTTCGTTTGTTTGTTTATTTTTTATTTCTTCTAGAGATTTCTTTAACTCTTCAAATGCTTTTTTCAACTCACCTACTTCTTCTTTAAATTTTTTTAACATGCCAAAGAGTTGATTGCTATCACCTCCCGTCTGATTATTGCCACTTTCATGTCCATTTCGACCAGATTGCGTTGTATCCAAATAGGGTACACCAAATCTTCCTAACTTTAAGCTTTCTACCTTATCTTCCACTATCTTGATAGCATTTTGTAGATTGAAAAAAGCACCTTCGATATCTAGTGAATTTGCTCTTTCTACCAGTCCTTTAGCTTCACTTAAAATGGGCGAGATTTCCTTGTGCAACTCATCCAAATCTTCTTTGATGTCTTCTCTGACTCTTCGTAGATGAGCAAGCGTTTTTTGAATTTCATCATTTGCGGGTTTTAGAAGACTATTATCAAGTAGATCTGTAACTTCACCTAAGTGCTTATCGAGTAATTTTATCAATCGAGATATAGAATCATTTTCTTCCTCATCTTTTGTCTTTTTTTCCATTACCGATACAACACCACCTTTTCTGCATGGAAAGAGAATATCCAAATTGTTAAACTTTTTAACAATATTATAATTATTGTTTATCTCATTGTTTTTTAGCTTGCCGAATATTACACATATTCCAGCGATAGCAATGGTACTAGACAGTGCAACTATGGCCCATTCTAAACCTTGAACATTGGCAAAACTAAATCTATTTTGTATTAACGCACCAACTATAATTACAGCACTAATTACATATGGTATGGTAAGAAAAATTGCCTTATTTTTATTCTCTTGTCTTTGATCATCTAATATTTTTTTTTGATTTTCAGAAATTGGCAAAATTATTGAAAAGTTTGCTTTTTTGCGACCTATAAGACTTAAATTTGGTTTTATCTCTATTTTTAAAGCATTTTCAGCAATTTCACTTATCTCGTTGTCTTTGCCACCTCTAATTTTATTATTTATTAATTCCTCTATCAACTTTTCTCCTTCTTTTATCTCCTGCTTATGCATATATCTCATAGCAGAAGAGGCTACAAAAGTTGTTAAAAGAATAATAGAAACCAAAGTGTAAATTGGCATGAATGTTGGGTTAAAAATATCTGTAATAAACCTTAGATCATTATGGGTTATTATTATTGCAGCTACATAAGCCAAAGAAAATTGAAGCCAAATATTTACAATCGCTATGGGTAGAGTGTTACTTACAGAATATTTCTTTGTTGCACGCCATAACCTAGGAAAAAAACCAATAGCATCATCTATTTTGGCAAAATTATGATCTACTTTAACATTGAAAGGATTTGTTGTATCTAAAGGCATAAATTTCCTTGCATCCTAATTAAGTAATTATATATAAATGATACTTTAAAAACAAGTTTTTGGCTTATGCCAAGGACGATTAGAACGGACTTTGCTAACCTTTATGCCACTATTTGCTAGCCAAACAGAGTGTGTGCCATATGCCTCTAAGTCAGAGTATTTGATGATTTTAGTATTGCAAGCTGGATAGTTAAACTTGCTTAATTGAATTACTAGATCGACATTGTTACAATTTTCTAAAATATCTTCTCTTTTATGAGCTAGCAACACTGACTTATTATTTCCTTTATTATATGTACAGTCATAATCATTACATTTTAGCCTTTTGTTTGAATTACTGAATTTAGTATGATTCACAATTTGATTCTGCCCGTTTTGCTTTGCCCACGTTTTGACAACAAAATTTCTGTTTTTTCTAGTAAGGGAATATAGTAGATTGTCATCTTCTTTTACAGCAAGATTATCAGCACTGACTAGAATGTCAGGAGTTGTATACATAGCGCTAGAGAAAATACCTAGCACAATAAAGAAAATTCCAAAGAAACGCCAATTCCTTTCCCACAAGCATAACCATAATAGCCCAAGCGTTATTATAATAATTAATGAGGCAGGAAAAGTGCGAATAGGAATAACCAAATACTGAAGACTGGCAATTGCGTTTGTTATATATAAAACGCTGTCAATTGGGCGTTCCATGACTTACTATTACCCACAAGTATAGAATTCATGAGCAAGTCTCCATCCTTCTGCTAAATCAAAGAGACGTTTCCATCCCTTCCACAAGGCTATAGGACCTGGTTCTAAGTCATTTTTGCGAGCTAAAAACCCTCCTAACTTGGCCACCCACCTCACAATTTCTCTTATAGGTGGTGGAGTCTCAGGATAGTTTTTTGTCTTAAGCATTTTGGTATATAAAACCTTCCATTCGTCATCAGTCAGTATGACAGTGCAAGAAAGATTCGGATTTGTTCTAGCTACCAATGTAATAAAAAATATTCTCCATGCAATTATACTCATAATTGTAAGAAAGCGGATCAATCTATCTGCTGTTTGGAGCCTACATTCTTCAACTTTAAGACCGGATTTCAAAATTTTATGAAAAACCTCTATTCTCCATCTTAAGCAATACCATTGTATTTTTTCTACTGCTTCTTCAAAATTATTAATATTTATATTTGTTAACAAAATCCAGTTTATGGGCTCTTCGCCAAATGGGGGATATCTTTCTATAACATAGACAGCATTTAAATTTAAATTAGGAAGTTTTTGGGTTTTACGTCTAGCGTTGTTTTTTGATGCATTCATCACAAAGTTACTAAACTTTACTTCTAAAACTGTTGTTCTTTGAGGTTTTTTATCGCGAGCAGGAATACTCACTTGAATTTCTCCTTGACAAGACATGCGATTCATCAAATCCCACAATCTTTCACCACCTTTTTCAGAATAAGTCGACTTCTTGTTTACTGTTCTGTTTTGATTTCCTCTTACTACAAAAAGAGATTGATTAGTGGAAGCAACTTCAAATAAATCATAAATATCTGCTTCTCTATCACAAACGGTAACTACCTTAACATCCTTTAATCCAGGATGTTTAGTAGAGTCTTTAAGTGATGCTATCCACCGTATGCTTTCTTTCTCTTCTATGGGAAGAGCAGTATTATGGCTTCTTCTTTTCAACTCCTTTAGGTCTTCAGTTAAGGAAGGTCTAGTACTAATTTTTTGATCCAATAATCCTATAGGTAGTCCTTCTGTTGTAACTGCAAACGTTGTATGCATCACTAATCCATGGGTTTTAAAATTAGTTGTTTTAGATGTTAATCTTGCTGCTATAATCCCTAATCCTTCGGTCTTTTTATGATTTTTATATGAAATATAACTCGTATCCTGGATAGCTAAGATAGTTGAGTATTCTTTAGCTCTTTCAACAGTTTTAATTATATGACTGTCTAATATTTTTCTTTCAGAAATGGCATCGTTTTGGAAAAATCTATAAGCTGCTTTACTTTGATGCCAATCTTCACAAGCTTGATTTATTGAACGCTCAGGCGATTCAGCAAAACTATTAACTATTTTTAGAAGCCTTTTACTTAATCTTATATCACCAAAATTAACAATTCCAAATTCACTTTCTGCCCATTCGCCAGTTGAGGTATTTATAGTTCTTTTCATCATATATTCCATTTTTAGACCATAGATCTATTTATAATAGAAAGTTGAATTAGTAAAATAGCAGCTTTTTCTCCATTTTTAGATTTATGGGTAATAGTAAGGTTCCATGAGAGGCGTTATAATCCACTGAGTACCTAAAGGAATCAATAAAACATAGATTATTCCAAGTGGAATAATAATGAGTGTAACTATTGGTATAGCAATCAAATTTGTGATAATGCCACTGATTGAAAAATAGTTAAAATTGTATATTGTGTACGGAACAGTTGCTAAACTTGCTATGACTGAGCTGATCATTATCGACACAAAATATTTTATTATTTTTATTTTGAATAACTTATTAGCATTGATCTGATAGCTGGCAACTAGTGCCAAAACAGCAGAAAATGACATTTGAAAACCTGGCTTTAAGATTGCTTCTGGCTCCACTATGAGTATCACCGAAGCAGCAAACGCAATTGCTATTAATCCTCGATATTTCCTTTCTATGATTATTGCAATAAGTACCAAGATCACCATGATGTAGGCACGCTGAGCAGAAATTTGCATACCGGTAATCAACAAATAAAAGGTAGTTGGCAAGATAGTAAAGAATGCAGATATTTTTTTAGTGTTATATTTAAGAGTCAAAGTTTCAGATATTGCAAATAAATTACGGAATACTATAAAAAATAGACCAGCAACAAACGATAAATGTAAACCAGATATAGCGAATAAATGTGCTATACCTGAATCTCGTATCGCATTCATAGTTTTTTGATCTATCCCGTCTTTTTTGCCAATTAATAATGCAGAGATTATGTCCGCGTGTGGCTTTTTGGTATTTTGCTGTAGGTTTTCATAGATATATTGACGGAAAGATTCTATATACTCTTGAAATTTTCTTGCTTCAGCCTTTTTGTACAGGACTATTTTGCTTGTTGCAAAGCCTGTTGCACTTATTTTCTGATAATATGCTATTCTTGCAAAATCATATGCATATTCCGAAGGCGCAATTTTTGGAGGAAAGAGTTTTGCTGATAATTTTACTTGATCCCCTATTTTAATGCCTTCTTCCGCTTTGGTTCTAACTGATATTCTGATGTTATCCAGCTTGAACTTCGTGTTTTTTATTTCATAAAGCAAAAATTGCTCATAGGAGCCCTTGTTATTAATATCCTTCACTGTAGCAACAATATCTTTCACATACCTTTCCTTATCAAGAATGTGAGTATTAACTGAATCTGTTCTGAATTTGCTGGCTGTAAATCCTATGAGCACTGCAATTAAAGAAATGCATAATATTGCGTATTTCCTGTATAATATTGCAATCAGAATTAGTATAGGTGAAAGCAAGAGAAAAATAGATATATAGCTTGGTTCAAAACTTAGGGAAAAATAGGTTAAGATCCCTATACACTGAAAAATAGGAACCCAAAGTATCAAGTTATATTTTTCATTGCACAGATTGTTATGTATATAATTTACTATCATGTTAAGAAAAGTTAATAGATATATAAATATATGTAATAGTGTGATTTTATTCTTTTATTTATTATTATTACGCATATAATAATAAATAAGCAACGACGCGGGATGGAGCAGCTCGGTAGCTCGTCAGGCTCATAACCTGAAGGTCGTAGGTTCAAATCCTACTCCCGCAACCATCTTTCAATTGTACAAACATCGCGATTTCTCTTATTATAATAGCAAGGGTATTTCTGACTCAAAGCTTGTTTTTGACCTGTAGGCTCAATCGCAACATTCAATAAAAAACTCAGGGTATTTATTGACGAAATTATAGCGGCTGCATGTCTTTTAATTTTTTCTATATTTAGCCAAATCGCACTTGTTAGCACATTATCAATTTAAATTATTAAAACTCGCTACTCGGGACTTCTTTTGCCTTTTTTCTATTTGGTTAGATAATTTTATAAATTAATGAAGATATTCATAATATTGATTTTTTATCACAACAATGCTATAATTAAGCTAATATTACTTTTAGTGAGGTGTGAGCAATGGTTGATGTAGCTTTTATTGGCGTAAATACAGTTATTGATAACGGATACAGAAGAAAAATAAAACTCGTTATGTCAGGATTATTTTTAGCTGTGTCAGAAGCAACTGCTATCTGGTTTATCTTTCCTGGATCGCAAAATGTACTTGCTCCATTCTTGCTTCCAGCTATATTCCTTCTCTTGACTCTGTCTATGGGATATTATACGTTTCTTTTTGGTTGTGAGAAAAAATCTGTAGTAGAAAATGTTCTAGGTATGGTTGAACCTGCTGAGTCAGTTAAGAGAGTGCGTTGCCAAGACGAGATCGAATCTTTGCTAGCAAAAACAAGAGATATCACAAAAAATAAGTTTTGTAATACTGATTAATCTTTGTTTTGAGGATCGTATCAAAGCGCACAAACTTGCTTTATACGTAAAAGACATTGATGATATTGCATCTTTAATAAAGAATGAGGATCTTTTAAGTCACTTTGATCAATTTTTTACCATAACTGAAGTAAGCAATAAGAATAGTAGAAATGAGCTAATTAATCGCGCAAGAATATATAGAACAATAAGTGAAAAACCTAAAAATGAAATACAAAGTTTTTTAGCTAATCAAAAAGAGAGTCTTTCGTATGAAATAACGTCACCTAAAATTGACAACTTTTTGCTACAGGCTGGTATGGTAACTGTTTAAACTAGCAAAAGTTCAATGCGTGTAGCTAAGTTTTTGCAATATCAATAATTTCATTTTGTACGTGATTATCACTTTTTGTTTCAATTTTAGTAATAACACTGCACCTTTTGGGTTCTTTTTTAGCTATTTCTTGAAATCCTTCTCGAACTTTATTATAAAAATTAACGTTCATCTCTTCATATTTATTTTTGTCTTTTGCTCTGCTGAGTCCAACTTGAACATCAATATCTAAAATAAATGTGATATCTGGATATTTAATTTCCACTAATTTGTGTAAGTCTCTTATTAGACTTAAGTCAACACCTAGTCCATACCCTTGATACGCAACAGTTGAGTCAATAAACCGATCACAAATCACTATTTTCCCTTCTAAAAGAGCTGGCAATATTAATTTTTTCATATGTTCGTGCCTCATCGAGATAAGCAGCAAGAGTTCAGAAATAGGATCAATATTATCCTTAAGTAGTAATCCTCTTATTTTTTCTGCAAAATCAGTACCACCTGGTTCTCTAGTCAATACGACATTATTTTCACCGTGAATTTGCTTGAAATAATTTGCAAGTAACTCAGACTGTGTTGTTTTACCAGAACCATCTATTCCTTCAAAGGTTATGAACATAAATTTTATAATTACAATGCTAAATGCAAACAGTTTACATAGAAACCATTTGACATTTAAGCAATAAGATCATAAATTATGGTATACAATTCTCTATGAGCTATGGTTACGCTAGACACTCCTAAGATAAATTTAGACTTTACTGCAAAGAATTTCAATCTCCTGGGAGTGGATAACAAATATTATACATTAAGTGACTGCTATGGGGAAAATGGTTTCATTGTAATGTTTATATGCAATCACTGTCCTTACGTTCAATCAATTATTAGCAATCTAGTAAGCGATGTTAATTTGTTAAAAAAAGATTATCAGGTAAACACCGTTGCAATCATGCCAAATGATGTAAATGAGTACCCAGAAGACTCCTTTGAAAACATGATTAATTTTGCCAAGGAAAATAAGTTTACATTTCCATATTTGATTGACAATAACCAAGAAGTAGCTAAAGAGTATGGTGCTGTTTGTACCCCTGATTTTTTTGGCTTTAATTCCAAACTAGCCCTCTGCTATCGCGGGCGTTTTAACAACACAAAAAAAGAGAAAGTTCAAAATTACGAAGCAGGAAGTAGTGATTTATTTCAAGCCATGAAATTTATTGCAGAAACTAGCAATCCTCCAGTTGACCAAAAATCAAGCATTGGTTGTTCAATAAAATGGTCTAATTCTACAGGTTGAATATTATGCACAGCGGCTCTCAGCATTTGTTTGATATTATAATTTTACTCTCTGCTGCTGTGTTTATAGTCATAGCGTTTTGGAAAATGAATATTAGTCCAGTGCTTGGTTACTTTGTTGCAGGTGCGTTGATTGGTTCTCATGGGTTTAATCTGATAAATTCAGCTGAAGTAATGGATAACTTCGCAGAATTTGGAGTAGTTTTCCTGTTGTTTATTATAGGTCTCGAATTGACATTTGAACGCCTCATTGCCATGCGTAGGCATGTGTTTGGGTTTGGTTCTCTCCAAGTTATAGTTACTATGATAGCAATATGGTGCATTGCTCTCGCCTTTGGAGTGAGCATAAACATGGCAGCAGTTATTGGTGGTGGGCTTGCACTATCTTCAACAGCAATAGTGTTGCAGGTTCTGCAAGAAAAGGGCTCTCAAGCAAGCCAAGTTGGCAGATTGTCAATAGCAGTGCTACTAATGCAGGACTTTGCAGTGGTACCTCTAATAGTACTAGTGCCCCTGCTTACTGGCAATTCTGAACACAGCTTAATAAGCTCGTTGGCAGGCTCATTAGTGCAAGCAGCTATTGCATTGGTGTTGATATTTGTAACTGGTAGGTTATTACTGAGGCCATTGTTTTCGGTTATTGCCAAAATGGAGAGTAATGAAATCTTTATATCAACAACACTTCTGATAATATTAGGATCAGCATTTATTACTGAACAATTTCATTTATCAATGGCATTAGGCGCATTTGTTGCTGGGTTACTAGTTGCAGAAACAGAACACAGGAATTCGGTAGAACATGCAGTATTGCCATTTAAAGACTTATTTCTTGGTTTATTCTTTATGACTGTTGGCATGTCTATTGATATTGACCTTTTACTCAATAAGTTACCACTCGTTACTTTATTATCAATTATCCTTATCGTTTTAAAGACATCCATTATATATACATTGTGTAGATTTTTTGGATTTAGAAGTGCACCTGCAATACAAGCTGGATTACTGCTTGCACAAGGCGGTGAATTTGCATTTATTTTATTCCGTTTAGCAGATGAATTAGATGTACTATCAAGTGAAATCGCTCAAGTGCTTATGATGGTAACTACAGTAACTATGGCTTTTACTCCTCTTTTATCGGGAATTGGAGACTGGATAGCAAATTCATTTAGCACTGAAAAAATAATACTAGACGATGAAGCAATCGAAACAGACACACAAGACCTTTATAATCACGTAATAGTTGCTGGGTTTGGTAGAGTGGGATATATGGTAACAAAAATGCTTACTGCAGAGCATTTAAGTTATGTTATTGTAGATATTCAATCAAAAATAGTAAAAGAAGGAAAAAATGACAGTTTTCCTATATATCTTGGAGATGCTACAAGATATGAAATTTTAAAATCAGTAGGAATAGAAAGAGCTCAAGCTCTTGTGGTTTCGATAAAGAACGAAGTTACTATAAAGAAAATAGTTTCTCTAGTTGCAGCAAATTTTCCGCATGTAAATATTATAATACGTTTGCCAGATTTGAATAATGTGGAGGTTTATAAAGATCTAGGGGCTAGTAAAATTATTCCCGAAACATCTGAAATTGGATTGCAGCTAGGTGGAGCAGCATTAAGTTTAAGTGGAATTAGCGAAAGTGGAGTTACATCTTTAAAAGGTAAATTTAGAAAAGGCAACTACAGTATGTTAAAAGAACTTGGTAATGATAAAGATGAATAGCCCTATATCACTTTAATTAGTGACCAGAAAAAACACATTTAATTAAACAACTGTACTCTCTAGAAAGGTGAAAAATTGACCTTATTGTAACTATGAACAAAATAATCATAAAAAAATTTGGTGGGACTTCACTAACTGACTTAAATCGAGTTGCAAACCTGATAAAAAATGATATTGAGAAAGGTTGTAATGTAATCGCTGTTGTATCTGCTGCTGCAGGATTCACTGACCAAATGGCTTTTCAAGCTAGGCAAATTTCAAATTTAAATTGTAGACAAGAGTTATCAGAGTATGATGTTCTCCTTTCAGCAGGAGAACAGATCTCTTGCGCATTATTAGCTATCACTCTTCAATCTATCGGAGTTAATGCTAAATCATGGCTCGCCTGGCAGTTACCAATTGTAACGGATAATTTTTATTCTGAGTCTAAAATAAAAAAGATAAAAATTGACCATGTAAAAAGATCTTTTGCTGAGGGTTATACTGCTGCAATCATTGCTGGTTTTCAGGGTATACACGATGATAGAATCACTACTTTTGGTAGAGGAGGATCTGATATCTCAGCAATTGCCTTTGCTGTAGTCTTTGGTATTAGGACTTGTGAAATTTTTACTGATATTGACGGAATATATACAGCAGACCCAAAAATTGTTCCAAGGGCACGCAAGCTTAAATCTATCTCTTACAATGAAATATTGGAGATGTCGTCATCTGGTGCTAAAATATTGCATAATCGTTCAGTACAACTTGCAATGAAGCATAATATTAAGGTGCAGGTGTTATCCACTTTTGAGGAAGTAGAAGGCACTACAGTACTACACGAAAAAGATGTACTGGAAAGATACTTAATTACTGGAATAACTTATAGCACTCACGAAGCTCTTGCAACTTTTACTAACTTTGCAAATACTCTGGATACTTTAAGAGATATAGCAGGAGCAAACGTTAAAGTTGACATGATACATGGGTCAAGCTTTTTGATTTCTAAATTTGATGTTGATTTAATGAAAAAGTTATTGAACAAAAATGAAAATTATGTCGTAAACAATAATATAGCTAAAATTTCAATAATTGGTATTGGTGTTATGTCTAACACTGAAGTGATGTACCGCACACTCAAGGTTTTAAGCGAAAAAAAGATAGAAATACTTGCTGTCACAATGTCCGAAATCAAGATCAGTATAGTTGTTCAAAAAAAACACGCTGAGGCTTTAATTAGAGATTTACATACCGAATATGAGCTTGATGTATGACAGCACGCTTGAAATTTATTTACTTGATAATTCAAAAAACTTGAAAGAGCAAAGATAGTTATTGAAATTATCTTGATTTACATCGGTTATCCAAGTTTGACATTGAATGCTTAACACCTCCTCCATTAACACCTTTCTGTAATCTTTATCCAGATGCGACATTATATCGTCAAGCAGAAGAAGAGGTGCTTTATTGTAATGAATACACCTTGCTTTTACACTAGATAAGATGATAGAAAGCAGTAATAGCTTTTGCTCTCCAGTAGAACAAAGATTTATTGGCATGTCCCCTTTTTGGCAAAAAACCCAAAAATTATCATTATGTACAGAAAAGGTTACTCTACCAGTTAATGAGTCTTTTTCTCTGTTTTCCTTTAGACGATTCTGAAAATATTCTGCAGTATCGTTCAAAGTTAGCTGACTGCTAAATTTCAAACTTGCCTTTGGAAAAAACTCACAAGAATGGTTATCAATTGTGTCTTGTAATATCTTTAAAACAGATGATCGCATACGTAAAATATTAATTGCATTGGTAGCCATTACGGTTTCAAGACTAGAGAGCCAACTTTCGTCCAAAATATTCTCTCTAAGCAATTTACTTCGCTCATGTTTAGCTTTTCTATATTGCATGTAGCAATAGGTGTAATTTTCTTCAAATAGTGAAACTATACGGTCTAAAAACTTTAACCTGTCGCTTGGAGAATTAAGAAGAATATAGTCCATTTGTGGAATTAGCCATATTACATTAGATATTCTATACAAAGATGAGTAGTTTGACTGCGTTTTCCCATCAATTTGTATTAATTTCTTATTAAAATTCTTTCCTATACCAATTGATCTAAGCTCTGCGCCATTAAAAAAATCATAGTACACTACCCAATCTTCATTGCTGAGTCTATTTTGCATCTCACTGATTTTTGCTTTTTTCATTCCGTTGCTTTTAGCAAGCAATGAGATTGCTTCAAGTATATTAGTTTTACCAATACCATTTTGACCAGTTATTACAACCGATCTATCGTCTAAATCCAGTTCGAAATTTGAATGACTACGGAAATTATGTAATTT
Proteins encoded:
- a CDS encoding membrane protein; translation: MPLDTTNPFNVKVDHNFAKIDDAIGFFPRLWRATKKYSVSNTLPIAIVNIWLQFSLAYVAAIIITHNDLRFITDIFNPTFMPIYTLVSIILLTTFVASSAMRYMHKQEIKEGEKLIEELINNKIRGGKDNEISEIAENALKIEIKPNLSLIGRKKANFSIILPISENQKKILDDQRQENKNKAIFLTIPYVISAVIIVGALIQNRFSFANVQGLEWAIVALSSTIAIAGICVIFGKLKNNEINNNYNIVKKFNNLDILFPCRKGGVVSVMEKKTKDEEENDSISRLIKLLDKHLGEVTDLLDNSLLKPANDEIQKTLAHLRRVREDIKEDLDELHKEISPILSEAKGLVERANSLDIEGAFFNLQNAIKIVEDKVESLKLGRFGVPYLDTTQSGRNGHESGNNQTGGDSNQLFGMLKKFKEEVGELKKAFEELKKSLEEIKNKQTNEPNSSEGSITVTPLEKQRDEERKAIEKHRLLKSKKRMKELEKENIKLEKELSEQEKTDKWKEKINGKASEFLYYLLEFIKLKISNDAGEDLSEATLRNFDNKVIIHWKDGSQMTFNIQKQDGLQAQPNTKVDFVDPDVYAAFEVACSGL
- a CDS encoding IS4 family transposase gives rise to the protein MMKRTINTSTGEWAESEFGIVNFGDIRLSKRLLKIVNSFAESPERSINQACEDWHQSKAAYRFFQNDAISERKILDSHIIKTVERAKEYSTILAIQDTSYISYKNHKKTEGLGIIAARLTSKTTNFKTHGLVMHTTFAVTTEGLPIGLLDQKISTRPSLTEDLKELKRRSHNTALPIEEKESIRWIASLKDSTKHPGLKDVKVVTVCDREADIYDLFEVASTNQSLFVVRGNQNRTVNKKSTYSEKGGERLWDLMNRMSCQGEIQVSIPARDKKPQRTTVLEVKFSNFVMNASKNNARRKTQKLPNLNLNAVYVIERYPPFGEEPINWILLTNININNFEEAVEKIQWYCLRWRIEVFHKILKSGLKVEECRLQTADRLIRFLTIMSIIAWRIFFITLVARTNPNLSCTVILTDDEWKVLYTKMLKTKNYPETPPPIREIVRWVAKLGGFLARKNDLEPGPIALWKGWKRLFDLAEGWRLAHEFYTCG
- the tmk gene encoding dTMP kinase, which translates into the protein MFITFEGIDGSGKTTQSELLANYFKQIHGENNVVLTREPGGTDFAEKIRGLLLKDNIDPISELLLLISMRHEHMKKLILPALLEGKIVICDRFIDSTVAYQGYGLGVDLSLIRDLHKLVEIKYPDITFILDIDVQVGLSRAKDKNKYEEMNVNFYNKVREGFQEIAKKEPKRCSVITKIETKSDNHVQNEIIDIAKT
- a CDS encoding thioredoxin family protein, with amino-acid sequence MVTLDTPKINLDFTAKNFNLLGVDNKYYTLSDCYGENGFIVMFICNHCPYVQSIISNLVSDVNLLKKDYQVNTVAIMPNDVNEYPEDSFENMINFAKENKFTFPYLIDNNQEVAKEYGAVCTPDFFGFNSKLALCYRGRFNNTKKEKVQNYEAGSSDLFQAMKFIAETSNPPVDQKSSIGCSIKWSNSTG
- a CDS encoding monovalent cation:proton antiporter-2 (CPA2) family protein, whose protein sequence is MHSGSQHLFDIIILLSAAVFIVIAFWKMNISPVLGYFVAGALIGSHGFNLINSAEVMDNFAEFGVVFLLFIIGLELTFERLIAMRRHVFGFGSLQVIVTMIAIWCIALAFGVSINMAAVIGGGLALSSTAIVLQVLQEKGSQASQVGRLSIAVLLMQDFAVVPLIVLVPLLTGNSEHSLISSLAGSLVQAAIALVLIFVTGRLLLRPLFSVIAKMESNEIFISTTLLIILGSAFITEQFHLSMALGAFVAGLLVAETEHRNSVEHAVLPFKDLFLGLFFMTVGMSIDIDLLLNKLPLVTLLSIILIVLKTSIIYTLCRFFGFRSAPAIQAGLLLAQGGEFAFILFRLADELDVLSSEIAQVLMMVTTVTMAFTPLLSGIGDWIANSFSTEKIILDDEAIETDTQDLYNHVIVAGFGRVGYMVTKMLTAEHLSYVIVDIQSKIVKEGKNDSFPIYLGDATRYEILKSVGIERAQALVVSIKNEVTIKKIVSLVAANFPHVNIIIRLPDLNNVEVYKDLGASKIIPETSEIGLQLGGAALSLSGISESGVTSLKGKFRKGNYSMLKELGNDKDE
- a CDS encoding aspartate kinase produces the protein MNKIIIKKFGGTSLTDLNRVANLIKNDIEKGCNVIAVVSAAAGFTDQMAFQARQISNLNCRQELSEYDVLLSAGEQISCALLAITLQSIGVNAKSWLAWQLPIVTDNFYSESKIKKIKIDHVKRSFAEGYTAAIIAGFQGIHDDRITTFGRGGSDISAIAFAVVFGIRTCEIFTDIDGIYTADPKIVPRARKLKSISYNEILEMSSSGAKILHNRSVQLAMKHNIKVQVLSTFEEVEGTTVLHEKDVLERYLITGITYSTHEALATFTNFANTLDTLRDIAGANVKVDMIHGSSFLISKFDVDLMKKLLNKNENYVVNNNIAKISIIGIGVMSNTEVMYRTLKVLSEKKIEILAVTMSEIKISIVVQKKHAEALIRDLHTEYELDV
- the recF gene encoding DNA replication/repair protein RecF (All proteins in this family for which functions are known are DNA-binding proteins that assist the filamentation of RecA onto DNA for the initiation of recombination or recombinational repair.), with the translated sequence MATHCYIKKLKLHNFRSHSNFELDLDDRSVVITGQNGIGKTNILEAISLLAKSNGMKKAKISEMQNRLSNEDWVVYYDFFNGAELRSIGIGKNFNKKLIQIDGKTQSNYSSLYRISNVIWLIPQMDYILLNSPSDRLKFLDRIVSLFEENYTYCYMQYRKAKHERSKLLRENILDESWLSSLETVMATNAINILRMRSSVLKILQDTIDNHSCEFFPKASLKFSSQLTLNDTAEYFQNRLKENREKDSLTGRVTFSVHNDNFWVFCQKGDMPINLCSTGEQKLLLLSIILSSVKARCIHYNKAPLLLLDDIMSHLDKDYRKVLMEEVLSIQCQTWITDVNQDNFNNYLCSFKFFELSSK